Proteins encoded within one genomic window of Phototrophicus methaneseepsis:
- a CDS encoding 3-oxoacyl-ACP synthase codes for MMNNPPIGIIGTGTYFPQQVEVAADLVDRTQIPEDILREKMGIRQRHIASEADTISYMASEAAKKAIAAAGIDPTEIDMVISHGSEYKDHVVWNAAGKIQHEVGAVNAFAFEMYALCAGAPIAMNMARSMMLADPALETVLLAAASRENDLINLSNPRARFMFNFGAGGGAMILRRGADKNVILGASAITDGSLSETVMLTREPEALDGDAIKGDYYGMLDVRNSDYMGQRLGETSMENFIKVMQQAVEKSGYTLDDVAFLGITHMKRSFYLQILEAIGLTPEQSVYLEDYGHIQSVDQVLALELGLEQGKIKAGDVVLLTGAGTGYTWSSIALRWG; via the coding sequence ATGATGAATAATCCTCCCATTGGCATTATCGGCACAGGCACCTACTTCCCTCAACAGGTGGAAGTAGCGGCTGATCTCGTTGATCGTACCCAGATCCCAGAAGACATCCTCAGAGAAAAGATGGGGATTCGCCAACGGCATATCGCCAGCGAAGCGGATACCATCAGCTATATGGCTAGCGAAGCTGCTAAAAAAGCTATCGCTGCCGCAGGTATTGACCCTACAGAAATCGACATGGTGATTTCTCATGGCAGCGAATATAAAGACCATGTGGTCTGGAATGCTGCTGGTAAGATTCAGCATGAGGTTGGGGCGGTTAATGCCTTCGCCTTTGAGATGTACGCCTTATGTGCGGGGGCGCCTATCGCCATGAACATGGCTCGCAGCATGATGCTGGCTGACCCCGCCCTTGAAACAGTCTTGCTGGCTGCAGCCAGCCGAGAAAATGACCTCATTAACCTGAGTAATCCACGCGCGCGCTTTATGTTTAATTTTGGTGCAGGCGGCGGTGCCATGATCCTACGCCGGGGCGCGGATAAAAACGTGATCCTGGGTGCATCGGCTATCACGGATGGTAGTCTATCGGAGACTGTCATGCTCACGCGGGAGCCAGAAGCGCTTGATGGGGACGCTATCAAAGGCGATTACTATGGCATGCTCGATGTGCGCAACAGCGACTATATGGGGCAGCGGCTGGGCGAAACCTCGATGGAGAACTTCATCAAGGTGATGCAGCAAGCTGTTGAAAAGAGTGGCTATACCCTTGATGATGTGGCTTTCCTGGGCATCACCCATATGAAGCGCTCGTTTTATCTGCAAATTCTGGAAGCGATTGGCCTCACGCCGGAGCAGTCGGTTTACTTAGAAGATTATGGTCACATTCAGAGTGTTGACCAGGTTTTGGCCCTGGAACTGGGCTTGGAGCAAGGCAAAATTAAAGCAGGGGATGTCGTCCTGCTCACGGGGGCTGGCACTGGTTATACGTGGAGTAGCATCGCACTGCGCTGGGGATAA
- a CDS encoding HAD family hydrolase yields the protein MKTPFPFAGIIFDMDGTLVDSEVIWREAEIAMFKDRGHIYTDEVREKVIGMRLDEFFLKLIEIFGLTETVEVLQQELIDRMLPLLADVEVKPGAQALIEYVSELGVPYCIASSSPQVIIDATVAAQGWQELIPQTYTADLVAHGKPAPDVYFYAAEQLGVAPEDCLVFEDSPAGATAAVAAGMTCYVVPDFHSDPSRFKEITPHVYKDLCAILEELRTQA from the coding sequence ATGAAGACCCCGTTTCCGTTTGCTGGTATTATCTTTGACATGGATGGCACCCTGGTCGATAGTGAAGTCATCTGGCGAGAAGCTGAAATCGCCATGTTTAAAGATCGAGGACATATTTATACCGATGAAGTCCGTGAAAAAGTCATCGGTATGCGGCTGGATGAGTTTTTCCTCAAGTTGATCGAGATTTTCGGCTTGACGGAGACTGTCGAGGTATTGCAGCAGGAGCTTATCGACCGCATGCTGCCCTTGTTGGCTGATGTGGAAGTTAAACCAGGCGCCCAAGCGTTGATCGAGTATGTGTCTGAATTGGGTGTGCCTTATTGCATCGCCAGCAGTTCACCCCAGGTCATCATTGATGCGACAGTGGCGGCCCAGGGCTGGCAAGAATTAATCCCGCAGACCTATACGGCTGATCTTGTCGCACATGGTAAACCTGCCCCGGACGTCTACTTTTATGCAGCCGAGCAGCTTGGCGTCGCACCAGAAGACTGCCTCGTCTTTGAAGATAGCCCGGCAGGGGCTACGGCGGCTGTTGCTGCTGGTATGACCTGCTATGTGGTGCCTGATTTCCACAGTGACCCATCCCGCTTTAAAGAGATTACGCCGCACGTGTACAAAGATCTGTGCGCTATCTTGGAAGAACTGCGTACTCAAGCATAG
- a CDS encoding HAD-IB family phosphatase — MQTTRWTSYDLIFFDCDSTLSTIEGIDELAKLKGKEGRVGILTDKAMNGDLDLSEVYGKRLKAIRPTRGQLKAVEERYWETVVEDAIEVIAALQYIGKEVFIISGGLVDAVRGFGRRLGVAPEHIRAVELEYNQLSGDWWRYHEPETQHKQTYMEYVEGPLTISSGKPEIIAELAGSDPGRRFMIGDGSSDLATQPVVDLFVGYGGVVARDKVQNNSDVFIKALSLAPVLPLATGPAGYEKVLGTPYQSLFEKGIEMVLSSDVLFKSADQRAAFAAAFEDVTGS; from the coding sequence ATGCAGACGACTCGTTGGACAAGCTACGATCTCATCTTCTTTGATTGTGACAGCACGCTCTCAACCATTGAAGGCATCGATGAACTGGCGAAGCTAAAGGGTAAAGAGGGGCGCGTCGGTATTCTGACAGACAAGGCCATGAATGGTGACCTTGATTTAAGCGAAGTGTACGGCAAACGGCTGAAGGCGATCCGCCCAACACGCGGCCAGCTTAAAGCTGTGGAAGAACGTTACTGGGAAACTGTCGTCGAAGACGCCATTGAAGTCATTGCTGCCTTACAGTATATCGGCAAAGAAGTGTTCATCATCAGTGGTGGCTTGGTCGATGCTGTGCGCGGCTTTGGCCGTAGGCTTGGCGTCGCGCCGGAGCATATCCGCGCTGTGGAACTGGAATATAACCAGCTCAGTGGCGATTGGTGGCGTTATCATGAGCCAGAAACACAGCATAAACAGACCTATATGGAATATGTCGAAGGCCCGCTGACAATTTCCAGCGGTAAGCCGGAAATTATCGCTGAACTGGCTGGCAGTGATCCAGGACGTCGCTTTATGATTGGCGACGGCTCGTCCGATCTGGCGACACAGCCTGTTGTCGATTTATTCGTTGGCTATGGTGGCGTTGTCGCCCGTGATAAGGTCCAGAACAATTCGGATGTATTTATCAAGGCGCTTTCGCTTGCTCCCGTGCTGCCCCTGGCGACAGGGCCGGCTGGTTATGAAAAGGTGCTTGGTACCCCTTATCAAAGTCTCTTCGAGAAGGGGATTGAGATGGTACTGAGTAGTGACGTTTTATTTAAGAGTGCGGACCAACGTGCAGCGTTCGCAGCGGCATTTGAGGATGTGACAGGATCATGA
- a CDS encoding DUF1328 domain-containing protein, with protein MLKWALILLVVGAVLALFGFGGAAGLAFEGAQLLVVGFVALLIIGAILYLFRSA; from the coding sequence ATGTTGAAGTGGGCACTTATTTTACTTGTGGTTGGCGCAGTTTTAGCTCTGTTTGGTTTCGGTGGCGCGGCTGGTCTGGCCTTTGAAGGCGCACAGTTGCTCGTCGTTGGTTTTGTTGCCCTGCTGATTATTGGTGCTATCCTGTACCTGTTCCGGTCAGCTTAA
- a CDS encoding SDR family NAD(P)-dependent oxidoreductase, whose protein sequence is MSLLQDQVAIVTGSGRGIGAATAKLFAQYGAKVVVTDIDPEPANAVVEEIKAAGGDAIAVVCDVTKDDDIKSLIAKAVEAFGAIDILVNNAGYTWDGLIHKMSDEQWDAIIAVHLTAPFKIIRAAIPYMREVAKAEIAEKGAAKARKIINVSSTTGTRGNIGQANYASGKAGIIGLTKTLAKEWGAFNIQVNAIAFGYIETRLTQSRDLGEKTEREGQEITLGMPDKVRDLVNTTIPMGRSGTTDEAAGPMLFFASPLSNYVSGQVLEIAGGM, encoded by the coding sequence ATGTCACTCTTACAGGACCAAGTTGCGATTGTTACTGGCAGTGGGCGCGGTATCGGCGCAGCAACCGCCAAGCTCTTCGCACAGTACGGCGCGAAAGTCGTCGTAACCGATATTGACCCGGAACCTGCCAATGCCGTTGTCGAAGAAATTAAAGCCGCAGGCGGGGACGCTATCGCTGTCGTCTGTGACGTCACTAAAGATGATGACATAAAATCATTGATCGCAAAGGCCGTTGAAGCATTCGGCGCGATTGACATTCTCGTCAACAACGCAGGCTACACGTGGGATGGCCTCATCCACAAGATGAGTGATGAGCAATGGGATGCCATCATTGCTGTTCATCTCACAGCGCCCTTCAAGATCATTCGCGCCGCCATCCCCTACATGCGAGAAGTCGCCAAAGCAGAAATCGCGGAAAAAGGCGCAGCCAAAGCACGTAAAATCATCAACGTCAGCAGCACAACCGGCACACGCGGCAACATCGGTCAGGCCAATTATGCCTCTGGCAAAGCGGGCATTATCGGCCTGACGAAGACACTCGCCAAGGAATGGGGCGCGTTCAATATTCAGGTGAACGCTATCGCTTTTGGTTACATTGAAACACGCCTGACACAATCCAGAGACCTGGGCGAAAAAACAGAACGCGAAGGCCAGGAAATCACCCTCGGTATGCCGGATAAAGTGCGCGACCTCGTCAATACGACAATCCCAATGGGGCGCTCCGGCACTACAGATGAAGCTGCCGGGCCGATGCTCTTCTTCGCCAGCCCCTTATCGAATTATGTCAGCGGCCAGGTGCTGGAAATCGCAGGGGGCATGTAG
- a CDS encoding HAD family hydrolase gives MPITHIFFDLHGTLVHTARLAPCFAESIGHMMAGNYGGQPQDWAKAYRHIQADWTSYFADLHLGGDEGLANLREGLYRTTRALFRLMHVKEPSQPQLMELAIQLAENAPSHCKDVFYEDVQACLQALHAEPYQLGICSYALAQQARSLLMRADLMTYFTGPIIGPDIAERFEKSTQFYEAAVRLAGTSSQHCLAVDDSLSDLSSAHQVGMMTAHLDRPGMHPSANADVYKADLILGDNLHSLINAMHSHAL, from the coding sequence ATGCCAATAACGCACATTTTCTTTGATTTACATGGCACGCTCGTCCACACAGCGCGCCTAGCACCCTGCTTTGCGGAAAGTATCGGCCATATGATGGCCGGAAATTATGGCGGCCAACCGCAGGATTGGGCTAAAGCTTATCGACACATTCAAGCGGATTGGACCAGTTACTTTGCGGATTTACACCTGGGTGGAGATGAAGGGCTGGCGAATTTGCGCGAAGGCCTTTACCGTACAACGCGTGCACTGTTCCGGCTCATGCATGTAAAAGAGCCATCCCAGCCCCAATTGATGGAACTCGCTATCCAATTGGCGGAAAACGCCCCCTCTCACTGCAAAGATGTTTTCTATGAAGATGTGCAGGCATGTCTTCAGGCGCTCCATGCTGAGCCCTATCAATTAGGCATTTGCAGCTATGCCCTGGCACAGCAAGCCCGCTCCTTATTGATGCGTGCGGACCTGATGACTTATTTTACAGGCCCCATCATCGGGCCAGATATTGCCGAACGGTTCGAGAAGAGCACCCAATTTTATGAAGCCGCTGTGCGGCTGGCTGGCACATCATCCCAACATTGTCTCGCTGTTGATGATAGCCTCAGCGATCTGAGCAGCGCTCACCAAGTCGGCATGATGACGGCTCATCTGGATCGACCGGGCATGCATCCATCTGCTAATGCAGATGTCTACAAGGCAGATCTCATCCTTGGTGACAACCTGCATTCACTCATCAACGCCATGCACAGCCATGCCCTATAA
- the serA gene encoding phosphoglycerate dehydrogenase — MTELKTILVATDLTDDALALLKEAEGVTVKTIVPKIEQVHDHIGTATAIITRDDLRLDADILANAPDLKLIARVSPSLGNVDMEAATTRGILVMNTPGASSIAAGEHTFALMLALSRRLMAAHNSLREGYWLLERKRQVGTQLAGKTIGLVGLGRVGRVVAQRALAFNMNVLAYDPYVSEDNAPDRVHLVGIKELLSHSDFVSLHVPYTRETQGIIDADAIAQMKPGARLINTSFGAAIDEMALANALKSGHLSGAAVDVYREEPPYSSPLIGLDSVIHTPHIGDNTLEATQDLSITVVKQVLDALFDRDYRNVVNMPLMPGVDYEQVRPYLKLAESMGGLLQALSRNPVRRIAVEVRGDELNGLIKAITVGILKGLLVPILGEAVSTVNAPILATERGWQITQVKGVQKSDYSNAVTCQVILEDNEEITISGTLLDHKMPYIVQINHYRMNFVPVGHMLLMGSYDKPGVIGRVGTLMAERGVNIASWHTGRSEPGGHTLTVLTLDNVIEEETFTELENLEFVRHLHRIYL; from the coding sequence ATGACTGAACTGAAGACAATCCTTGTAGCCACTGACCTGACCGATGATGCCTTGGCGCTGTTAAAAGAGGCTGAGGGCGTCACTGTGAAGACGATTGTGCCCAAGATTGAGCAGGTGCATGATCACATCGGAACGGCCACAGCGATCATCACACGTGATGATCTGCGGCTGGATGCGGATATTTTGGCGAATGCGCCTGATCTCAAGCTGATTGCACGTGTTTCGCCCAGTCTGGGCAATGTGGATATGGAAGCTGCCACCACACGCGGCATCCTGGTGATGAATACGCCCGGTGCCAGTTCTATCGCTGCTGGTGAACATACCTTCGCGCTGATGTTGGCGCTCAGTCGCCGCCTGATGGCCGCTCATAACAGCCTGCGAGAGGGCTATTGGCTGTTGGAGCGTAAGCGGCAGGTGGGTACTCAATTGGCGGGCAAGACGATTGGCCTGGTTGGCCTGGGGCGTGTAGGTCGTGTAGTTGCACAGCGTGCGCTGGCCTTCAATATGAACGTCCTGGCTTATGACCCCTACGTCAGCGAGGATAACGCCCCGGACCGTGTGCATCTGGTCGGGATAAAAGAGCTGCTTTCGCATAGTGATTTTGTCAGTCTGCATGTGCCCTATACGCGGGAGACACAGGGTATTATTGACGCAGATGCTATTGCACAGATGAAGCCGGGGGCGCGCTTAATCAACACATCATTTGGCGCGGCTATTGATGAAATGGCCCTGGCAAATGCCTTAAAATCCGGCCACCTCAGCGGCGCGGCGGTTGATGTCTACCGTGAAGAGCCGCCTTATAGTAGCCCACTGATTGGGTTAGATAGCGTGATTCATACGCCGCATATTGGCGATAACACGCTGGAGGCCACGCAGGATTTAAGTATTACGGTTGTTAAGCAGGTCCTGGATGCGCTCTTTGACCGAGATTACCGCAATGTGGTTAATATGCCGCTGATGCCAGGTGTGGATTATGAGCAGGTTCGGCCATATCTCAAATTGGCAGAAAGCATGGGTGGGTTATTACAGGCCCTGTCGCGCAACCCGGTGCGCCGCATCGCGGTTGAGGTGCGCGGTGATGAACTGAACGGCCTGATTAAAGCGATCACAGTCGGTATTCTCAAAGGGCTGCTCGTGCCGATTTTGGGCGAAGCCGTCAGCACTGTGAATGCGCCAATCCTTGCGACTGAGCGTGGCTGGCAAATTACGCAGGTCAAAGGCGTGCAAAAGAGCGATTATAGCAACGCAGTGACTTGTCAGGTCATCCTGGAAGATAACGAAGAAATCACCATTAGCGGTACCTTGCTCGATCATAAGATGCCTTATATCGTGCAGATCAATCATTATCGTATGAACTTTGTCCCCGTGGGGCATATGCTCTTGATGGGTAGCTACGATAAGCCGGGTGTCATTGGCCGTGTGGGTACTTTAATGGCGGAGCGCGGTGTGAATATTGCGAGCTGGCATACAGGACGTTCAGAGCCAGGGGGGCATACGCTCACGGTGTTGACGCTAGATAACGTCATCGAAGAAGAAACGTTTACCGAACTGGAAAACCTGGAGTTCGTCCGACATTTGCATCGCATTTACCTATAG
- a CDS encoding FxLYD domain-containing protein, whose amino-acid sequence MKALFRRRLLVFAILMSTLLVGCSSGAVVYVPTPLPPESNPQRYEHPSGAFNVVMPPNWSAYSQNLTNLATASFSPPDSRVPLVTVAVINMGDDIEIEELDEMRRTYQSQIRPDLGHYTEQDADAQGDGAWRMVGVRQTATGETETVNTFFERRGSLLGVTDVVIPADAHLVADLQTIINTIFLGDSDTVQLEPTTLNTLALAASTGLETINISTWTTDDGVFFVTGEVTNRGGTTVYDVPVKVTLSRQDGTEVVEAQDTVMGYGIVPGGFVPFSLRFGQGQPSDASAFSVAIGDIAPAESDDLQPDIISEPALVWTDAMENSANGTLYVIGRVSNTSDEPVRQPQAIVTIFDQAGRVIAAGFADADVDVLPAGESASFNIAVPEQGGEAVNYLVSVQALACDKTCE is encoded by the coding sequence ATGAAAGCGTTATTCCGTAGACGATTACTCGTTTTTGCCATCCTGATGAGCACCTTGCTGGTGGGGTGCAGCAGTGGCGCGGTCGTTTACGTGCCGACGCCTTTACCGCCGGAATCCAACCCTCAGCGCTATGAGCATCCTAGTGGGGCTTTTAATGTCGTCATGCCGCCGAACTGGTCGGCCTATTCCCAAAACCTGACAAATCTCGCAACCGCTTCTTTCTCTCCGCCGGATAGCCGTGTGCCATTGGTGACGGTTGCCGTCATCAATATGGGCGATGATATTGAGATTGAAGAATTGGACGAGATGCGCCGCACCTACCAATCGCAAATCCGGCCAGACCTGGGGCACTATACGGAACAGGATGCCGATGCCCAGGGTGATGGGGCCTGGCGCATGGTCGGCGTGCGCCAGACGGCCACGGGCGAAACAGAAACGGTCAATACCTTCTTTGAGCGACGTGGTTCCCTGCTTGGCGTCACCGACGTGGTCATCCCGGCAGATGCACACCTCGTGGCGGATTTGCAAACGATCATCAATACAATTTTCCTGGGCGATAGCGATACCGTCCAGTTGGAGCCTACGACACTAAACACGCTGGCACTAGCCGCTTCAACCGGGCTGGAAACCATCAATATCTCGACATGGACAACAGACGATGGCGTCTTCTTCGTCACGGGCGAAGTTACGAACCGGGGCGGCACGACTGTTTACGATGTCCCCGTTAAAGTCACGCTCTCCCGCCAGGATGGGACTGAAGTCGTCGAGGCTCAGGATACCGTTATGGGGTATGGCATTGTACCGGGTGGGTTTGTACCTTTCAGCCTGCGGTTTGGACAAGGCCAGCCAAGCGACGCCAGCGCCTTTTCTGTCGCTATTGGGGATATTGCCCCTGCAGAAAGCGACGATCTCCAGCCAGATATTATCAGCGAGCCTGCGCTTGTATGGACAGATGCCATGGAGAACAGTGCGAACGGCACGCTCTACGTCATCGGTCGCGTTTCGAACACGAGCGATGAACCTGTGCGCCAACCTCAAGCAATCGTCACGATCTTCGACCAAGCAGGGCGCGTCATCGCGGCAGGCTTCGCAGATGCAGATGTCGATGTGCTCCCAGCAGGCGAAAGCGCATCATTCAATATCGCCGTACCGGAACAAGGGGGTGAGGCTGTGAATTACCTTGTGAGCGTCCAGGCCCTGGCCTGTGATAAAACGTGCGAATAG
- a CDS encoding TetR/AcrR family transcriptional regulator: protein MARKPADQSVSRREIIIAAADVLRENGYDATTMKDIAARVNLTAASLYHHFKSKDFLLLAVLEVGLDIAIEEIEPIARDNTITNTAKLRQMIQSHITGVTSNTAFGAAMVFEIKSLMSAGFGPRGSSTNEQESIDEFIARRDAFFSRRDEFEKLFRSVIESGIAAGEFRQVDAAIVAKAMLGAHNWVGVWFKPDGRLSGQQVADIMSDTFLVSLMTTQEQPA, encoded by the coding sequence GTGGCCCGTAAACCTGCCGATCAATCTGTCAGTCGTCGGGAAATTATCATCGCCGCTGCAGATGTGCTGCGCGAAAATGGCTATGATGCCACTACCATGAAAGACATTGCTGCACGCGTCAACCTGACGGCAGCCAGCCTGTACCACCATTTCAAGAGCAAAGATTTCCTATTATTAGCCGTGCTGGAAGTTGGGCTGGATATTGCGATTGAAGAGATCGAGCCTATTGCCAGGGATAACACGATCACCAACACGGCAAAACTGCGCCAGATGATCCAATCCCATATTACGGGCGTCACCAGTAATACCGCATTTGGTGCGGCGATGGTCTTTGAAATTAAATCATTGATGTCGGCGGGGTTTGGCCCACGCGGCAGCAGCACCAATGAACAAGAATCCATTGATGAATTCATTGCACGGCGCGATGCCTTCTTCTCCCGACGTGACGAATTTGAAAAATTATTCCGCAGCGTCATTGAAAGCGGCATCGCAGCGGGTGAATTCCGGCAGGTGGATGCCGCTATCGTCGCCAAGGCAATGCTCGGTGCGCATAACTGGGTGGGGGTCTGGTTTAAGCCGGATGGCCGCCTGAGTGGTCAGCAGGTGGCGGATATTATGAGCGATACGTTCCTCGTTTCGTTGATGACAACCCAGGAACAGCCTGCCTGA
- a CDS encoding SDR family oxidoreductase has product MQRILITGSNRGIGLALTKIALENGDTVFAACRNPAQANDLRALKDEYPQHLQIITLDVNDEASIMDSVEQVRAFTGSLDVLINNAAINPPSTQNLDTLTMDEVDHVLRVNIAGPLLTVKAYLPLLKKGNHPRVSMTTSGLGSITLNAGSTYAYSISKTGLNMAAHLLAIDLRSEGIIVIALDPGWVKTDMGGPGAVMEPSTSARKQWQIINNLTIQDTGRFLRHDGANVPW; this is encoded by the coding sequence ATGCAACGTATTCTCATTACAGGCAGCAACCGGGGCATTGGCCTCGCCCTGACGAAAATCGCGCTGGAAAATGGCGATACTGTCTTCGCGGCCTGTCGTAATCCCGCCCAGGCCAACGATTTAAGGGCTTTAAAAGATGAATACCCTCAACATCTGCAAATCATTACGTTAGATGTCAATGATGAAGCCTCTATCATGGATAGTGTTGAGCAAGTACGGGCGTTTACAGGTTCACTCGATGTACTCATCAACAATGCGGCAATCAATCCGCCATCAACCCAGAATCTGGATACGCTCACGATGGATGAAGTCGACCATGTCCTACGGGTTAACATTGCTGGGCCACTCCTCACCGTCAAGGCTTACCTGCCTCTATTGAAGAAAGGCAATCATCCACGCGTTTCTATGACGACTTCCGGCCTGGGGTCGATCACGCTCAACGCGGGCAGCACTTACGCTTATAGCATCAGTAAAACAGGTCTCAACATGGCCGCGCACTTGCTCGCGATTGACCTGCGGTCCGAGGGCATCATCGTCATTGCGCTCGATCCGGGCTGGGTCAAGACAGATATGGGTGGACCGGGTGCCGTTATGGAGCCCAGCACAAGTGCCCGCAAACAGTGGCAAATCATCAATAATCTGACGATCCAGGATACAGGGCGGTTCTTACGCCATGATGGGGCCAACGTCCCCTGGTAG